One genomic region from Cucumis melo cultivar AY chromosome 9, USDA_Cmelo_AY_1.0, whole genome shotgun sequence encodes:
- the LOC103504674 gene encoding general transcription factor IIH subunit 2, with the protein MNNGENRRLNGEADEEDDDDDANGLAAWERTYADDRSWEALQEDESGLLCPIDNKAIYHAQYRRRLRTLSSLATTARIQKGLIRYLYIVIDFSKAATEMDFRPSRMAVVAKHVEAFVREFFDQNPLSQIGLVTIKDGVAHCLTDLGGSPESHVKALMGKLECSGDASLQNGLELVHSYLNQIPSYGHREVLVLYSALNSCDPGDIMETVQKCKTSKIRCSVIGLTAEIFICRHLCQETGGSYSVALDESHFKELLLEHAPPPPAIADSAMPNLIKMGFPQRAAESSIAICSCHKEAKVGGGYTCPRCKARVCELPTECRICGLTLISSPHLARSYHHLFPIIPFDEVSDKVFHDPRHQLPKVCFGCQESLMNPGTRNSPGIRVSCPKCKQHFCLDCDIYIHESLHNCPGCESFRHPKLATFDE; encoded by the exons ATGAACAATGGGGAAAATAGGCGATTGAATGGGGAAgctgatgaagaagatgatgatgatgatgccAATGGACTTGCTGCGTGGGAAAGGACTTATGCGGATGATAGGTCGTGGGAAGCCCTGCAAGAGGATGAGTCTGGACTCCTTTGTCCGATCGACAATAAGGCAATTTACCATGCCCAGTATCGTAGGCGCCTTCGTACCCTTTCTTCCTTAGCAACCACTGCTCGGATTCAGAAGGGTCTTATTCGCTATCTCTATATCGTCATCGACTTCTCCAAg GCTGCTACAGAAATGGATTTCCGACCAAGTCGAATGGCTGTTGTGGCAAAACATGTAGAGGCTTTCGTAAGGGAATTCTTTGACCAAAATCCACTCAGCCAGATTGGTTTGGTGACTATAAAAGATGGAGTTGCTCATTGCTTAACAGATCTTGGTGGAAGTCCTGAATCTCATGTTAAAGCGTTAATGGGTAAACTGGAATGCTCAGGTGATGCTTCCTTGCAGAATGGTCTGGAACTTGTCCACAGCTATCTAAATCAAATTCCATCATATGGGCATAGAGAAGTTTTAGTCTTATACTCTGCTCTTAATTCTTGTGATCCTGGGGACATCATGGAGACAGTTCAGAAATGCAAAACTTCTAAAATAAGGTGTTCAGTTATTGGTCTTACTGCAGAAATTTTTATATGCAGACATCTCTGCCAAGAAACTGGTGGCTCATACTCTGTCGCATTGGATGAG TCTCACTTCAAAGAGTTGCTATTGGAGCATGCACCCCCACCCCCAGCAATTGCAGACTCTGCCATGCCTAATTTAATCAAGATGGGTTTTCCACAAAGAGCAGCAGAGAGTTCCATTGCAATATGTTCATGTCACAAGGAAGCTAAAGTTGGAGGGGGCTATACTTGCCCTCGATGCAAAGCAAGGGTTTGTGAGCTTCCCACAGAGTGTCGAATTTGTGGACTGACTCTTATCTCCTCACCCCATTTGGCTAGGTCGTATCATCATCTTTTTCCAATTATACCATTTGATGAAGTCTCTGATAAAGTATTTCATGACCCACGACACCAACTTCCAAAAGTTTGCTTTGGCTGCCAAGAAAGCCTCATGAATCCTG GCACACGTAACAGTCCAGGCATCCGTGTTTCTTGCCCAAAGTGCAAACAACACTTCTGTCTTGATTGTGATATTTATATTCACGAGAGCTTGCACAATTGTCCTGGCTGTGAGAGTTTCAGGCATCCCAAATTAGCGACTTTTGACGAATGA